In Chloroflexota bacterium, one genomic interval encodes:
- a CDS encoding exosortase/archaeosortase family protein — protein MQRITAERGRWWQALAIGILFLVIALPTLRWLINEWWTNDYYSHGLLVPPIAAFFAWRLWPGIRRRPSNIGVIVLGIGVTLYLGALVNRAYFIASFALIILLAGLVWFLLGTQALRRLAFPLGFLVFMVPLPFVEEQTLPLAQFTGMSSGYLLQLFGVNVVVNGFQVSLPNANLVVGAQCSGMRSIIALFTLVAIAIYVLRGPLWGKVVMALATVPIAIVGNIFRVASLLVVANIWGAQAGFSFYHDYSGIVFFLTAFGALLALSRVVQCREIRDDIW, from the coding sequence ATGCAGCGGATAACCGCAGAGCGCGGCAGATGGTGGCAGGCCCTCGCGATCGGGATCCTGTTTCTCGTCATCGCGCTGCCCACGCTGCGCTGGCTGATCAACGAGTGGTGGACCAACGACTACTACTCGCACGGCCTGCTGGTGCCGCCGATCGCCGCCTTCTTCGCCTGGCGGCTGTGGCCGGGCATCCGCCGTCGTCCATCCAACATAGGGGTCATCGTGCTGGGGATCGGGGTGACCCTGTATCTGGGGGCACTGGTCAACCGGGCGTACTTCATCGCCAGCTTCGCCCTCATCATCCTGCTGGCCGGGCTGGTGTGGTTCCTGCTGGGGACCCAGGCCCTACGCCGGCTCGCGTTCCCGTTGGGGTTCCTGGTCTTCATGGTGCCCCTGCCCTTCGTCGAGGAGCAGACCCTGCCGTTGGCGCAGTTCACCGGCATGAGCTCCGGCTACCTGCTCCAGCTGTTCGGCGTAAACGTGGTCGTCAACGGCTTCCAGGTCTCCCTGCCGAACGCGAACCTGGTGGTGGGAGCCCAATGCAGCGGCATGCGATCGATCATCGCCCTGTTCACGCTGGTCGCCATCGCCATTTATGTGTTGCGGGGGCCGCTTTGGGGAAAGGTGGTCATGGCCCTGGCGACCGTCCCCATCGCCATCGTGGGCAACATCTTTCGAGTGGCCTCGCTATTGGTGGTCGCAAACATCTGGGGAGCCCAGGCGGGGTTCTCCTTCTACCATGACTACTCCGGGATCGTCTTCTTCCTGACGGCCTTCGGAGCCCTGCTGGCGCTGAGCCGGGTGGTCCAATGCCGAGAGATACGCGACGATATCTGGTAA
- a CDS encoding exosortase-associated EpsI family protein, translated as MPRDTRRYLVTLFILALAAAGVLLINRGEMVLGRELLSRGYTYIVDIDNWRRTPRERAVQSPYNFSLESDLNALPLTVGEWQGRDVPMTNLEALILLEPEQYVQRLYSRPDGRYVWLSLIGSHKSKSFHSPQICYTADGWSTDASSEPIPLQEGEIYALRLVATKPLTEDRQTHHVVLYFYIWPSTTRDNSQGLVLFKTTSPLYNTVEETLEMQKDFIREFFTAARP; from the coding sequence ATGCCGAGAGATACGCGACGATATCTGGTAACGCTCTTCATCCTGGCGCTCGCGGCCGCCGGGGTGCTGCTCATCAACCGGGGAGAGATGGTCCTCGGGCGTGAGCTGCTCAGCCGCGGCTACACGTATATCGTGGACATCGACAACTGGCGACGGACGCCGCGAGAGCGCGCCGTGCAGTCCCCATACAACTTCAGCCTGGAGTCCGATCTGAACGCGCTGCCGCTAACCGTGGGGGAATGGCAGGGGCGAGATGTCCCGATGACCAATCTGGAGGCGCTGATCCTGCTGGAGCCGGAGCAATACGTGCAACGGTTGTACAGCCGCCCGGATGGGCGCTACGTGTGGCTAAGCCTGATCGGCAGCCACAAATCGAAGAGCTTCCACTCCCCACAGATCTGCTACACGGCCGATGGCTGGTCCACCGACGCCTCCTCCGAGCCCATCCCTTTACAGGAGGGGGAGATCTACGCGCTGCGCCTGGTCGCGACCAAGCCTCTCACCGAGGATCGACAGACGCACCACGTGGTCTTGTACTTCTACATCTGGCCCAGCACGACGCGCGACAACAGCCAGGGCCTGGTCCTCTTCAAAACCACGTCCCCTCTCTATAACACCGTGGAGGAGACGTTGGAGATGCAGAAGGATTTCATCCGCGAGTTCTTCACCGCGGCACGGCCGTAA
- a CDS encoding SMC family ATPase — translation MIPLKLQLRNFMCYRDNVPPLDFRGIHVACLAGDNGHGKSALLDAMTWALWGKSRASSDDALIHLGEREMEVELEFSLEGTRYRVIRKRRKGRGRRSGQTVLEFQVWDGERFKSISEPTVRATERRIREILHLDYETFINSAFLVQGRADEFTTKRPGERKQVLADILGLDIYDVYEERAKERARERAEIVRALAAQIQQLDEEIARRPEYEAEEREAARQVADLSARLREAERRLDDLRTRHRDLLHQQQELERLTQRLQRSEAELEQLERQLAEGRRRLEALQAVLSDRENIEAGYRAWQEAQTEERAWRDKQLALSQLEAEKAHLDGEIQMARASIEAELKALEDQVAQWQALVAQIEERRQAVEQARAQLEALAERAGEAERLRELLTGWVDETAALRTQNDLLKREMEALKEKIDLLQTAEAACPLCGQPLEDADRQRLTADFEAEGKAKAEEFRKNAQRIQDLEAEQREARGRLAEIERELKTQAQWQRRLAQAEQALGEAQQAAERLAEAESEVQRLRGLLDRGEYATEAQAARARLLQRIEEIGYDAAAHERARMRIEEYAPFEARYKELQQALAQIEVEQRAVAQLTERRDALARALEEERRRRNELADAVRDLPDVEASVQDQDRVVLQLAEQEEQARLRLGAAQQRLATCEKQAQIRAERQRELEKAREEQTIYEELREAFGKRGLQSMIIETAVPEIEDEANRLLSRMTDGRMSVSLQTQRDTKTGNTVETLDILIQDEVGQRPYEMFSGGEAFRVNFALRIALSKLLARRAGTRLQTLFIDEGFGSQDAQGRQRLVEAIQSVQDDFKRILVITHIEELRDLFPVRIDVVKTPEGSQISLS, via the coding sequence ATGATACCGCTCAAGCTGCAACTGCGCAACTTCATGTGTTACCGGGATAACGTGCCTCCGCTGGACTTCCGAGGGATCCACGTGGCCTGCCTGGCGGGCGACAACGGACATGGCAAATCCGCCCTGCTCGATGCGATGACCTGGGCCCTGTGGGGGAAGTCTCGCGCCTCCAGCGACGATGCGCTGATCCACCTGGGGGAGCGGGAGATGGAGGTGGAGCTGGAGTTCTCCCTGGAGGGAACTCGCTATCGGGTGATCCGGAAACGACGGAAGGGCCGCGGACGTCGCAGCGGGCAGACGGTGCTGGAGTTTCAGGTGTGGGACGGGGAGCGCTTCAAGTCTATCAGCGAGCCCACAGTGCGGGCTACGGAGAGGCGCATCCGGGAGATCCTGCATTTGGACTATGAGACCTTCATCAACTCCGCCTTCCTGGTGCAGGGGCGGGCGGATGAGTTCACCACAAAGCGGCCCGGCGAGCGCAAACAAGTGCTGGCCGACATCCTGGGGCTGGACATCTACGACGTGTACGAGGAGCGGGCCAAGGAGCGAGCGCGCGAGCGGGCCGAGATCGTGCGGGCACTGGCGGCGCAGATCCAGCAGTTGGACGAGGAGATCGCCCGCCGACCGGAGTATGAGGCGGAGGAACGAGAGGCGGCGCGCCAGGTGGCCGACCTGAGCGCCCGGCTGCGAGAGGCGGAGCGCCGACTGGACGATCTGCGCACCCGCCACCGGGATCTCTTGCACCAGCAGCAGGAGCTGGAGCGACTGACGCAGCGCCTGCAACGCAGCGAGGCCGAGCTTGAGCAACTGGAGCGCCAGCTCGCGGAGGGGAGGCGGCGTCTGGAGGCGCTGCAGGCGGTCCTCTCTGACCGGGAGAATATCGAGGCGGGATATCGCGCCTGGCAGGAGGCCCAGACGGAGGAGCGGGCGTGGCGGGATAAGCAGCTGGCCCTCTCCCAGTTGGAGGCCGAGAAGGCTCATCTGGATGGGGAGATCCAGATGGCCCGCGCGTCGATCGAGGCGGAGTTGAAGGCGCTGGAAGATCAGGTGGCCCAATGGCAGGCGCTGGTGGCCCAGATCGAGGAGCGCCGACAGGCCGTCGAGCAGGCCCGGGCGCAGCTAGAGGCGCTGGCGGAGCGGGCCGGGGAGGCAGAGCGGCTGCGCGAGCTCCTCACCGGCTGGGTCGATGAGACGGCCGCGCTGCGCACCCAGAACGATCTGCTGAAGCGGGAGATGGAGGCGCTGAAGGAGAAGATCGATCTCCTACAGACGGCGGAAGCGGCCTGTCCCCTGTGCGGGCAGCCGTTGGAGGACGCCGACCGCCAGCGGCTGACGGCCGATTTCGAAGCGGAGGGAAAGGCCAAGGCGGAGGAGTTCCGGAAGAACGCGCAGCGCATCCAGGACCTGGAGGCCGAACAGCGGGAGGCGAGAGGGCGGCTGGCGGAGATCGAGCGGGAGCTGAAGACCCAGGCCCAGTGGCAGCGCCGGCTGGCCCAGGCGGAACAGGCGCTGGGCGAGGCTCAACAGGCGGCTGAGAGGCTGGCGGAGGCCGAATCGGAGGTGCAGCGCCTGCGCGGCCTGCTGGATCGGGGCGAGTACGCGACGGAGGCGCAGGCCGCTCGGGCCCGCCTCCTTCAACGGATCGAGGAGATCGGCTATGACGCGGCCGCCCATGAGCGGGCGAGGATGAGGATCGAGGAGTACGCCCCCTTCGAGGCACGCTATAAGGAGTTGCAGCAGGCGTTGGCCCAGATCGAGGTCGAGCAGCGCGCGGTCGCACAATTGACTGAGCGCCGGGACGCGCTGGCGCGGGCCCTGGAGGAGGAGCGGCGACGTCGGAATGAGCTGGCGGACGCTGTGCGGGACCTTCCGGATGTCGAGGCGTCTGTGCAGGATCAGGACCGCGTGGTGCTCCAGCTGGCGGAGCAGGAGGAGCAGGCCCGGCTGCGCCTGGGCGCCGCGCAGCAACGTCTGGCCACGTGTGAGAAGCAGGCTCAGATACGGGCCGAGCGCCAGCGGGAGCTGGAGAAGGCGCGCGAGGAGCAGACGATCTACGAGGAGCTGCGGGAGGCCTTCGGCAAGCGGGGCTTGCAGTCGATGATCATTGAGACGGCCGTGCCGGAGATCGAGGACGAGGCCAACCGGCTGCTATCCCGCATGACCGACGGCCGGATGTCCGTCTCGCTACAGACCCAACGGGACACGAAGACAGGCAACACCGTTGAGACCCTGGATATCCTGATCCAGGACGAGGTCGGGCAACGGCCATATGAAATGTTCTCCGGCGGGGAGGCTTTTCGCGTGAACTTCGCCCTGCGCATTGCATTGAGCAAGCTCCTGGCCCGCAGGGCGGGCACGCGGTTGCAGACCCTCTTCATCGACGAGGGGTTCGGCTCTCAGGACGCGCAGGGACGCCAACGGCTGGTGGAGGCGATCCAGTCAGTCCAGGATGATTTCAAGCGGATCCTGGTAATCACGCATATCGAGGAATTACGGGACCTGTTCCCCGTGCGCATTGATGTGGTGAAGACCCCGGAGGGCTCGCAGATCAGCCTCTCTTAA